Within Streptomyces albofaciens JCM 4342, the genomic segment ACGAGGGCGACGCCGTCGTGCTGTGCACCGGCGCCTGGCTCGGCGGCCTGGTGCGGGAACTGGCGCCCGGCCTGCCGGTGCGCCGGGTCCGCCTCCAGATGATGCAGACCGCGCCGCTCGGCGAGACCCTGACCACCTCCGTCGCCGACGCGGACAGCTTCCGCTACTACCCGGCCTACGCGGGGCCGGAGCTGGACGCGCTGGCCGCCGCGCGGCCGCAGCCGCCGGTCGCGGCCGAGCACCGGATGCAGCTGCTGATGGTGCAGCGCGCCGACGGCGGCCTGACGATCGGCGACACCCACGCATACGCGACGCCCTTCGGGTTCGACGTCGTCGAGGACCCCTACGAACACCTGACCTCGGTCGTGGAGGCGCTGCTCGGCCGCCCGCTGCCCGCCGTGCGCCGCCGCTGGGCCGGGGTGTACGCGCAGTGCACCGACCCCTCGCGCGTCGTGCACCGGCAGCGGGTGCGGGACGGCGTCTGGCTGGTCACCGGACCCGGCGGGCGCGGCATGACCTGCTCCCCGGCGCTGGCCGAGGACACCGCGAACGAACTGGGCTGGTGAGGGCCGTGCACGACATCTATGCGGAGGACGCGCCGGTCTCCCTCGTCGTCCTCGACATGGCGGGGACCACGGTCGCCGACGGCGGGCTGGTGGAGCAGGCGTTCGGCGCCGCCGCCGGGCGGCTCGGCGTCGTACCGGGCAGCGCCGAGCACGCCGAGCAGCTGGCGTACGTCCGCGCCACCATGGGCGAGTCCAAGATCTCCGTCTTCCGGCACCTGTACGGGGACGAGGAACGGGCCCGGCGCGCCAACGCCGCCTTCGAGGAGGCGTACGGGGAACTGGTCGACGGCGGGCGGATCGCGCCCGTGCCCGGCGCCCGGGAGGCCATCGAGGCCCTGCGGGCCGCGGGCCGCACGGTCGTGCTGACCACCGGCTTCGCCCGGGTCACCCAGGACGCGATCCTGGACGCGCTCGGCTGGCGGGACCTGGCGGCGCTGACCCTGTGCCCGGCCGACGCGGGCGGCCGCGGACGGCCGTACCCGGACCTGGTGCTGACGGCGCTGCTGCGGACCGGCGCGGCCGACTCCGTACGGCAGGTCGCGGTGGCCGGGGACACCTCGTACGACATGCTCTCCGGGCGCCGCGCGGGCGCCTGTGTCGTCGCCGGGGTGCTGACCGGCGCCCATGACGAGGCGGCGCTGCGCGCGGCGGGCGCCACCCACGTCCTCGGTTCGGTGGCCGAGCTGCCCGCCCTGCTCGACGGCCCGCGGCCGGAGCGGCCCTCATGAGCGCGCCCGCCGAAACGGTCCGCCCCGCCGCCCCCGCCGCCCCCGCCGCCCCCTCCGGCATCCGCTTCGACAACGTCTCCGTCGCGTACGGCGGGAACGTCGTCCTGGACTCCTTCGACCTGACCGTCGAACCGGGCGAGGTGATGGCGCTGCTCGGCCCTTCCGGGTCGGGCAAGACCACCGCGCTGCGGGCGGTCGCCGGATTCGTCCGGCCGTGTGCCGGGCGGGTGCTGATCGGCGGCCGGGACGTCACCGGGCTGCCCCCGTACCGGCGCGGCATCGGGATGGTCGTCCAGCAGTACGCCCTCTTCCCGCACCTGCGCGTCGAGGACAACGTCGCCTTCGGCCTCAAGGCGCGGCGCGGGCGCACCGCGTCGCGTGCCGAGACGGCCGCGCGGGTGACCGAGGTGCTGGAGATGACCGGCATGGCCGCGTACGCCCGGCGCTATCCGCGCGAACTGTCCGGCGGGCAGCAGCAGCGCGTCGCCATCGCGCGGGCGCTGGCCATCCGCCCCGGCGTGCTCCTCCTGGACGAGCCCCTGTCGGCCCTCGACGCCCGGCTGCGCTCCGGCATGCTCGCCGAACTGGCGCGCCTGCACCGGGAGTTGCCCGACGTGTCG encodes:
- a CDS encoding TIGR03364 family FAD-dependent oxidoreductase; amino-acid sequence: MRVIVVGAGVLGTLHAWQAVERGHEVVHIERETEARGASVRNFGLVWVGGRAGGAELDTALRARVLWERIGERVPRLGFRANGSLTVVRDAAERAVAEAAVRRPDAASRGYELLGADEVRALNPALRGEFTGALWCERDAAVEPRTAQRALREALSASGRYTFLGGREVRDVVGERAVRDDHGGLHEGDAVVLCTGAWLGGLVRELAPGLPVRRVRLQMMQTAPLGETLTTSVADADSFRYYPAYAGPELDALAAARPQPPVAAEHRMQLLMVQRADGGLTIGDTHAYATPFGFDVVEDPYEHLTSVVEALLGRPLPAVRRRWAGVYAQCTDPSRVVHRQRVRDGVWLVTGPGGRGMTCSPALAEDTANELGW
- a CDS encoding ABC transporter ATP-binding protein; the encoded protein is MSAPAETVRPAAPAAPAAPSGIRFDNVSVAYGGNVVLDSFDLTVEPGEVMALLGPSGSGKTTALRAVAGFVRPCAGRVLIGGRDVTGLPPYRRGIGMVVQQYALFPHLRVEDNVAFGLKARRGRTASRAETAARVTEVLEMTGMAAYARRYPRELSGGQQQRVAIARALAIRPGVLLLDEPLSALDARLRSGMLAELARLHRELPDVSVLYVTHDQLEALTLADRIAVMDRARLRDCGTPQDLYRRPRTEFTASFVGNANLLPVTAGPDGTADFAGTRLAVTSAGGAAPGASATLCVRPHLVGLGDGPNALHGRVTEVQWRGATHRVYADVAGHRVMADLRELRTPPEPGSDVVLHFAAEDAVLLPAGAGSRGDE
- a CDS encoding phosphonatase-like hydrolase, translating into MHDIYAEDAPVSLVVLDMAGTTVADGGLVEQAFGAAAGRLGVVPGSAEHAEQLAYVRATMGESKISVFRHLYGDEERARRANAAFEEAYGELVDGGRIAPVPGAREAIEALRAAGRTVVLTTGFARVTQDAILDALGWRDLAALTLCPADAGGRGRPYPDLVLTALLRTGAADSVRQVAVAGDTSYDMLSGRRAGACVVAGVLTGAHDEAALRAAGATHVLGSVAELPALLDGPRPERPS